The Mauremys reevesii isolate NIE-2019 linkage group 1, ASM1616193v1, whole genome shotgun sequence genome has a segment encoding these proteins:
- the VSTM5 gene encoding V-set and transmembrane domain-containing protein 5: MRHLQGCRRQRIVLGIVTLCLAAGWALQTQGGVSLLVPQPNINATVAQNILLSVEYSCKGIVSIEWKHVSSWGTNKIVEWKPGSYTNISKSYKDRVNTYENGSIQLLNVGVRDAGYYVVTITEELGTNIYGTIVLSVYEIIYEDLHFVAVFFAFLTAVSAVLVCCMWFCNKSVHLFQNKRNKLKARTAEEIELQTIEC, from the exons ATGAGACATCTACAGGGCTGCAGGAGACAACGCATCGTTCTGGGGATCGTGACCCTCTGCCTGGCTGCTGGGTGGGCTCTACAGA CCCAAGGAGGAGTATCTTTACTAGTCCCGCAACCCAACATAAATGCCACCGTGGCACAAAATATTCTCCTCTCTGTTGAATATTCTTGCAAAGGCATCGTCTCCATTGAGTGGAAGCATGTGTCGAGTTGGGGCACCAACAAAATTGTGGAGTGGAAACCGGGGAGTTATACTAACATATCCAAAAGTTACAAGGACCGAGTGAACACTTATGAAAACGGCTCTATACAGCTTCTGAATGTAGGCGTGAGAGATGCTGGCTATTATGTTGTCACCATAACAGAAGAGCTGGGAACCAACATCTACGGCACCATTGTATTAAGTGTCTATG AGATTATCTATGAAGATTTACATTTTGTAGCTGTCTTCTTTGCATTTCTCACTGCTGTGTCTGCAGTTTTAGTCTGCTGCATGTGGTTCTGTAATAAATCTGTGCatctattccagaataagagaaACAAGCTTAAAG